One segment of Methanolinea mesophila DNA contains the following:
- a CDS encoding SemiSWEET family sugar transporter, with amino-acid sequence MIPWIVIGSVAALLTMFGFVPQILKMYRTKLVHDVSVLTLFQFSAGVFLWAIYGYAIQDPVVVGANIVSFATLVVALILYYHYRRRTP; translated from the coding sequence ATGATTCCGTGGATTGTGATCGGGTCCGTCGCGGCGCTCCTGACGATGTTCGGGTTTGTGCCCCAGATCCTGAAGATGTACAGGACGAAGCTGGTCCACGATGTCAGTGTCCTCACGCTGTTCCAGTTCTCTGCAGGGGTTTTTCTCTGGGCAATCTATGGCTACGCGATCCAGGACCCGGTCGTCGTCGGGGCGAACATCGTCAGTTTCGCAACCCTCGTCGTGGCGCTGATCCTGTATTACCATTATAGGAGAAGAACACCCTGA
- a CDS encoding putative manganese-dependent inorganic diphosphatase, translated as MQQVYVIGHRHPDTDSIGSVLGYAEFLNREEPGKYVPAYSGELNAETRFALATFGLEPPLPIESVEPAVSDIPFFYTKSAPADMPTIDVAGMMDEFEVRNIPITDSRGALVGLVSEHGLAKAYVTPDTRGEQLTIGPIPLATLARILSGEVLTQAKEELRGRVTIVIDALHVSLSRLTHEDVAIVGDNEPAQLALISAGIAALIVAEGAPVGNRALAAAKDRGVSIIGTPLDGFSVGRMVHLSLPAGKVVATDVPTIRLEEPLSYAKKLVTDSKYRTACVVDRDGKLLGMISRNTFLEEIQKQVILLDHNEYAQSVEGIEYAEILEVIDHHRLGAISTLKPVRFLNEPVGSTSTIIASKFMESSVDPRDPTAGMLLAGILSDTLVLRMSTTTQKDEKVVSYLSGITGLDPVKFGTDLIRKGMDLENKPLDELLTQDIKRYLLFGRDIIIAQVMAASGSYAAAHGGEIRKHLEQLRKGHGVDLYMALFTDIIGNSSDLFVAGDHTLLAELGYEAQPVRLGGVMSRKKDFVPVFGQKLKNI; from the coding sequence ATGCAGCAGGTATACGTGATCGGGCACCGTCACCCGGATACGGACAGCATCGGAAGTGTGCTCGGGTATGCCGAGTTCCTGAACAGGGAGGAGCCCGGCAAATACGTTCCGGCATATTCCGGGGAACTTAACGCAGAGACGAGGTTCGCCCTTGCCACGTTCGGGCTCGAGCCGCCTCTCCCGATCGAGAGTGTTGAGCCTGCCGTTTCCGATATCCCCTTCTTTTACACGAAGAGCGCTCCGGCAGATATGCCCACCATCGACGTAGCCGGGATGATGGACGAGTTCGAGGTGCGAAACATCCCCATCACCGATTCCCGGGGCGCACTGGTGGGGCTGGTGAGCGAGCACGGACTGGCCAAGGCCTACGTGACCCCTGATACACGAGGGGAGCAGCTCACGATCGGCCCCATCCCCCTCGCCACCCTAGCCAGGATCCTGAGCGGTGAGGTGCTCACCCAGGCAAAAGAGGAACTGCGGGGAAGAGTCACCATCGTCATCGACGCGCTGCACGTGTCCCTTTCCCGCCTTACCCACGAAGATGTAGCTATTGTGGGAGATAACGAGCCCGCACAGCTGGCGCTCATCTCAGCCGGGATTGCAGCGCTGATCGTGGCGGAAGGCGCCCCCGTAGGGAACCGCGCGCTCGCCGCGGCAAAGGATCGGGGCGTTTCCATCATCGGGACCCCGCTCGACGGTTTCTCTGTCGGAAGAATGGTCCATCTCTCGCTTCCCGCGGGAAAAGTGGTTGCCACCGACGTTCCCACAATCCGGCTCGAAGAACCGCTCTCGTACGCCAAGAAGCTGGTCACCGATTCAAAATACCGAACTGCGTGCGTAGTGGACCGCGACGGAAAACTGCTCGGCATGATCTCCCGGAACACCTTCCTCGAGGAGATACAAAAGCAGGTGATACTCCTCGACCACAACGAGTATGCCCAGTCGGTCGAGGGAATAGAGTACGCGGAGATCCTGGAGGTCATTGACCATCACAGGCTCGGGGCGATCTCTACCCTCAAACCGGTCAGGTTCCTGAACGAACCCGTAGGCTCCACCTCTACGATCATCGCTTCCAAGTTCATGGAGTCTTCCGTCGACCCCCGGGATCCCACGGCGGGGATGCTACTGGCCGGGATCCTCTCCGACACGCTCGTACTCCGGATGTCTACCACCACCCAGAAAGACGAGAAGGTGGTGTCTTATCTCTCGGGAATCACCGGACTCGACCCGGTGAAGTTCGGGACAGACCTCATCCGGAAAGGGATGGACCTCGAGAATAAACCTCTGGACGAGCTGCTCACCCAGGATATCAAACGATACCTCCTCTTTGGAAGGGATATCATCATCGCCCAGGTGATGGCCGCTTCCGGAAGTTATGCGGCCGCGCATGGAGGCGAGATCAGGAAACACCTGGAGCAGCTCAGGAAAGGGCACGGGGTCGATCTCTATATGGCGCTTTTCACCGATATTATTGGGAATTCGAGTGATCTTTTCGTTGCCGGCGACCACACGCTCCTCGCCGAGCTCGGTTATGAGGCGCAGCCGGTCCGGCTCGGGGGAGTAATGTCGCGAAAGAAAGATTTCGTGCCGGTTTTCGGGCAAAAACTAAAAAATATCTGA